From Algoriphagus sp. NG3, the proteins below share one genomic window:
- a CDS encoding alpha-L-fucosidase has protein sequence MKKRTSLILSTFVVAMSMGGAGCTSKGEESKAIEKPRFEENWDSLRKYEVPEWFKDAKLGIFIHWGPYAVPAYGSEWYPRLMYMDSVVWNPKGEIVSEKPSEIYDHHVENWGELDEFGYKDFIPMFTAENFDAKEWIDLFKKAGAKYIVPVAEHHDGFAMYQSSHTKWDAVEMGPKQDILGELVKEGREQGLKVGASSHFAFNWDYFNKTGDATDQTFSDLYGRSHSPYVPADEQFLELWWKRTKEIIDNYQPDVLWFDFVLDREEYRPYHPKLAAYYYNKGLDWDKEVVLQNKNFDDFESYPPGTNVLDLERGKMSDIHEYPWQTDTSIGANSWGYVSNWISKSPNTLVDDLIDIVSKNGCLLLNIGPKADGTIPEDQKEVLLSIGKWLDQNGEAIYGTTHWKIFGEGPTEVATGHHTEGKNKDLTGKDFRFTQKDGNIYAIAMDWPGDGKAEIEAFSAGSDLLESDIAEVTLLGHDGKLTWEQDSKHLKIDLPDSKPGDFAYVFKINLK, from the coding sequence ATGAAAAAACGAACAAGCTTGATCCTATCTACCTTTGTTGTGGCGATGTCCATGGGAGGTGCTGGATGTACTAGTAAAGGCGAAGAAAGTAAAGCTATAGAAAAACCTAGATTCGAAGAAAATTGGGATTCTCTAAGGAAATACGAAGTTCCAGAATGGTTTAAAGATGCCAAGTTGGGGATTTTTATCCATTGGGGACCGTATGCTGTTCCTGCCTATGGGTCAGAATGGTATCCTCGATTGATGTACATGGATTCAGTGGTTTGGAATCCAAAGGGGGAAATCGTCAGTGAGAAGCCTTCGGAAATTTATGACCATCATGTCGAAAACTGGGGAGAGCTTGATGAATTTGGGTACAAGGACTTCATCCCTATGTTTACCGCAGAGAATTTCGATGCCAAGGAGTGGATCGACTTGTTCAAAAAGGCAGGGGCAAAATACATCGTTCCAGTAGCGGAGCACCATGATGGGTTTGCGATGTACCAGTCCAGTCACACGAAATGGGACGCCGTAGAAATGGGGCCAAAGCAGGATATTTTGGGTGAGCTGGTCAAAGAAGGCCGAGAGCAAGGGCTCAAGGTAGGTGCCTCGTCCCATTTTGCATTCAATTGGGACTACTTCAACAAAACGGGCGATGCCACAGACCAAACCTTTAGTGATTTATATGGAAGGTCCCATTCTCCGTATGTGCCAGCGGACGAGCAGTTTCTCGAACTATGGTGGAAGCGAACCAAGGAAATCATCGATAATTACCAGCCTGATGTGCTCTGGTTTGACTTTGTTCTGGATCGGGAAGAATATAGACCTTACCATCCAAAGCTTGCCGCCTACTATTATAACAAAGGATTGGATTGGGATAAGGAAGTAGTCCTTCAAAATAAAAATTTTGATGATTTTGAATCTTATCCTCCCGGAACAAATGTACTAGACTTAGAACGTGGTAAAATGTCTGATATTCATGAATATCCGTGGCAGACGGATACTTCTATAGGTGCAAACTCCTGGGGTTATGTATCTAATTGGATCTCTAAATCTCCCAATACGCTTGTGGATGATCTAATCGACATTGTCAGTAAGAATGGTTGCCTCTTATTGAATATAGGGCCAAAAGCTGACGGAACTATCCCAGAAGATCAAAAAGAGGTCCTGTTGTCTATAGGGAAATGGCTTGATCAAAATGGGGAAGCCATTTATGGAACCACACATTGGAAAATATTTGGAGAGGGCCCCACAGAGGTTGCAACTGGACATCACACAGAAGGAAAAAACAAGGATCTCACAGGTAAGGATTTTCGATTTACGCAAAAGGACGGAAATATCTATGCCATAGCTATGGACTGGCCTGGAGATGGAAAAGCGGAGATTGAAGCTTTTAGTGCTGGAAGTGACCTGCTGGAAAGTGATATTGCTGAAGTGACCCTATTGGGACATGATGGAAAGTTAACGTGGGAGCAAGATAGTAAACACTTGAAAATTGACCTTCCGGACAGTAAGCCTGGGGATTTTGCCTATGTGTTTAAAATCAACCTTA